In one Pseudarthrobacter sp. NBSH8 genomic region, the following are encoded:
- a CDS encoding CU044_2847 family protein has protein sequence MTRLVEFPTEDGGSVLLEVADATGKLVTRGGDGHSGVFARAQQTFERALSNIRPAVQGVIEELINLPNKPDEVSLQFGVDLHAEAGAFIAAASTTSNFTVTLRWTRNDGARAGTAAADSTGQGAVGNLSHAAE, from the coding sequence ATGACACGGCTGGTTGAATTCCCCACCGAGGACGGCGGCAGCGTTCTCCTGGAAGTTGCTGACGCAACGGGCAAGCTGGTGACCCGGGGCGGGGACGGCCATTCGGGTGTTTTTGCGCGGGCCCAGCAAACGTTCGAACGGGCCCTGAGCAACATCCGGCCTGCCGTCCAGGGGGTCATCGAAGAGCTCATCAACCTGCCGAACAAACCTGATGAGGTGAGCCTTCAGTTCGGCGTGGACCTGCATGCCGAAGCCGGAGCGTTCATCGCGGCCGCCAGCACCACCTCGAATTTCACTGTCACCCTCAGGTGGACCCGCAACGATGGAGCACGTGCCGGTACTGCCGCGGCCGATTCCACAGGCCAGGGGGCGGTAGGAAACTTGTCACACGCCGCGGAGTAG
- a CDS encoding class I SAM-dependent methyltransferase gives MGIPTSALQPARRAAADDPAVVTWAEAGVSMTARWRSANGRPAPARVEVVTDSLTADEANRMASQGIAMLWHGDFHNARQILNAMDRRVGAVKKIAGTPAEKFYRHRQSRSHRARILGLLLIPLDPGPVVPLRRAPDIREAAAEAYGDIGESSVVSLHELVGAIGAHEWRRNGVYVDALQGRIHPHYGTFFPTRSEYVDLVAAAPLPSDTLAFDVGTGTGVLAAVLARRGVHRVVATDNEPRAITCADENFRNLGVQDRAEAVLTDMFPPGRAPLVVCNPPWIPATPHSSLDSAVYDPGSRMLFRFLNGLPDHLEPGGEGWLVLSDLAEHLGLRSREDLLAAIEAAGLKVMDRLDTRPTHPKASDRDDPLFEARTAEVTSLWRLVPR, from the coding sequence GTGGGAATCCCGACGTCGGCCCTCCAGCCTGCGCGCAGGGCTGCGGCGGATGATCCCGCCGTCGTGACCTGGGCCGAGGCGGGTGTCAGCATGACCGCGCGATGGCGGTCGGCGAACGGCAGGCCGGCGCCGGCGCGCGTCGAAGTTGTCACCGACTCCCTTACAGCCGATGAGGCGAACCGGATGGCGTCACAGGGGATCGCGATGCTCTGGCACGGTGACTTCCACAACGCACGTCAGATCCTCAACGCCATGGACCGGCGGGTAGGCGCCGTTAAGAAGATCGCGGGAACTCCGGCCGAGAAGTTTTATCGGCACCGCCAGTCGCGCTCGCATCGTGCCCGCATTCTCGGCCTGCTGCTGATTCCTCTTGATCCGGGCCCGGTGGTGCCGCTGCGCCGCGCACCGGATATCCGGGAGGCCGCCGCTGAAGCGTACGGCGATATCGGCGAATCTTCCGTTGTGTCCCTGCATGAGCTTGTCGGGGCAATTGGCGCCCACGAGTGGCGACGGAACGGCGTCTACGTCGATGCCCTGCAGGGCCGCATCCACCCGCACTACGGCACGTTCTTCCCCACCCGGAGTGAATATGTGGATCTCGTGGCCGCCGCGCCGCTGCCCTCTGACACGCTGGCGTTCGACGTCGGAACCGGCACCGGGGTGCTCGCTGCCGTCCTCGCCCGCCGTGGCGTCCACCGGGTGGTGGCGACGGACAATGAACCGCGTGCCATCACCTGCGCCGATGAGAATTTCCGGAACCTCGGTGTCCAGGACCGCGCTGAGGCCGTCCTGACCGACATGTTCCCGCCCGGACGGGCGCCGCTCGTTGTGTGCAACCCGCCCTGGATTCCGGCCACGCCGCATTCCAGCCTGGACAGTGCCGTCTACGACCCCGGCAGCAGGATGCTCTTTCGCTTCCTGAACGGACTCCCGGACCATCTGGAGCCGGGCGGTGAGGGCTGGCTCGTCCTCTCCGACCTGGCCGAGCACCTTGGCCTGCGCTCGCGTGAGGATCTGCTGGCCGCCATCGAGGCGGCTGGGCTGAAGGTGATGGACCGGCTCGACACCCGG
- a CDS encoding OsmC family protein, with protein MSENNDPTLRSVELTRAATARYVARNAAGAELEFGHGEGLLSPVELLLAAIAGCSAIDVDTVTARSAEPTSFQVSATGHKVVEDGASRVEGLHLSFNLGFPDTAEGQKAAGMVERLVGLSHEKYCTVSRTVEHGTAVTNEVHVAVGDAEG; from the coding sequence ATGAGCGAAAACAACGATCCCACGCTGCGTTCCGTCGAGCTGACCCGGGCGGCAACGGCCCGTTACGTTGCGCGCAATGCCGCGGGCGCGGAACTTGAATTCGGCCACGGCGAAGGCCTGCTGAGCCCGGTGGAGCTGCTGCTGGCGGCGATCGCCGGATGTTCGGCCATCGACGTGGACACGGTGACGGCACGGAGCGCCGAGCCCACGTCCTTCCAGGTCTCGGCGACCGGCCACAAGGTGGTTGAGGACGGTGCCAGCCGGGTGGAGGGCCTGCACCTGTCCTTCAACCTGGGCTTTCCCGATACGGCCGAGGGGCAGAAGGCCGCCGGCATGGTGGAGCGGCTGGTGGGCCTCTCGCATGAGAAGTACTGCACGGTGTCACGGACGGTGGAGCACGGAACTGCCGTCACCAACGAGGTCCACGTCGCGGTTGGCGACGCTGAGGGCTGA
- a CDS encoding heme-binding protein, translating to MTEQQPYGLVNSYPHFELRRYPAHVVAEVHVNTTFDRAGNAAFRHLFNYISGSNTAQQKLAMTAPVIQESGPSQKLAMTAPVLQTGPMPGSDAQADFVIAFVLRAGLTAETAPVPTNPDVRIRPVPGSLAAAVRFPGSGTGAAFARRTTGLQAALTLAGLTAVGAPRFARFDPPFKPWFLRHNEVIQDVHESTSAHETTGIAPA from the coding sequence ATGACAGAACAGCAACCCTACGGGCTGGTCAACAGCTACCCGCACTTCGAGTTGCGCCGGTATCCCGCGCACGTTGTCGCCGAGGTGCACGTCAACACCACCTTTGACCGCGCCGGCAATGCTGCCTTCCGGCACTTGTTCAATTACATCAGCGGCAGCAATACGGCCCAACAGAAGCTGGCAATGACGGCTCCGGTCATCCAGGAGAGCGGGCCGTCACAGAAACTGGCGATGACAGCACCGGTGCTGCAGACCGGTCCGATGCCCGGCAGTGATGCGCAGGCTGATTTTGTGATCGCCTTTGTGCTCCGTGCGGGATTGACGGCTGAGACAGCTCCGGTTCCGACGAACCCCGACGTTCGGATCCGCCCCGTTCCGGGTTCACTTGCCGCAGCTGTCCGCTTCCCGGGCAGCGGCACCGGCGCGGCCTTTGCACGCCGAACCACGGGGCTGCAGGCCGCCCTGACCCTGGCCGGGCTGACGGCTGTGGGGGCGCCACGGTTTGCGCGCTTTGATCCGCCGTTCAAGCCGTGGTTCCTGAGGCACAACGAGGTTATCCAGGACGTGCACGAGTCCACCAGCGCTCATGAAACCACCGGCATCGCCCCCGCCTAG
- a CDS encoding MFS transporter: protein MTNKPRPGLAIAALSLGTALNPLNSSMIAVALVVLREDFALDVATVTWVITSFYLASAAGQPLMGRLADRFGPRRLFTFGMALVAVTCALAPFAPNFALVCVARALMAVGTATAYPSAVVMVTELSRLAKLPSTRPLGRIQMANTSAAAVGPVVGGLLVSLLGWQALFAVNVPLALLALVVVHRVAPADSGRETGKLATLIRDSDIPGILAFVASLMLAMMALLNVMPGYRWWLLGAATVIAALFAWRELRFRPPFLDLRLLGRNRPLLLVYLVFVVFSGVYYFAFFGLPQLLQEAGHYDAGLVGLLMFPLAAMSVLVTPVTVRLIERFGVRAVLIGGVLILLVASGGLGALTLSLWPPLVFGLTALMGVPYGVVSTASNQGLYVSARPEERGVAAGIFQTCRYLGAITATVLIGVLYGPGVNQANWGLMVMVMLGLGAVVLALAAAWKRRPGV, encoded by the coding sequence GTGACGAACAAACCCCGTCCTGGCCTTGCGATCGCTGCGCTCAGCCTAGGCACCGCCCTGAACCCGCTGAACTCCTCCATGATCGCCGTCGCGCTGGTGGTCCTGCGGGAGGATTTCGCGCTCGACGTCGCCACCGTCACCTGGGTGATCACCTCCTTCTACCTCGCATCCGCGGCCGGTCAGCCGCTGATGGGCCGGCTCGCGGACCGCTTCGGGCCGCGCCGCCTGTTTACGTTCGGGATGGCCCTGGTGGCCGTGACGTGCGCACTGGCTCCGTTCGCGCCCAACTTCGCGCTGGTCTGCGTGGCGCGGGCGCTCATGGCGGTGGGGACGGCGACGGCGTACCCGTCCGCCGTCGTGATGGTCACCGAACTGAGCCGGCTGGCGAAGCTGCCGTCCACCCGCCCGCTGGGCCGGATCCAGATGGCGAACACGTCCGCGGCCGCGGTGGGGCCCGTCGTCGGCGGTTTGTTGGTGAGCCTGCTGGGCTGGCAGGCGCTGTTTGCCGTCAACGTGCCGCTCGCGCTGCTGGCGCTGGTTGTGGTGCACCGGGTGGCGCCGGCCGATTCCGGACGCGAGACCGGGAAGCTCGCAACCCTGATCCGGGACTCCGATATCCCCGGCATCCTGGCCTTCGTGGCGTCGCTGATGCTCGCGATGATGGCGTTGCTGAACGTGATGCCGGGATACCGCTGGTGGCTCCTGGGCGCCGCGACGGTCATTGCCGCTCTGTTCGCGTGGCGGGAGCTGCGCTTCCGCCCGCCGTTCCTGGACTTGCGGCTGCTGGGCCGGAACCGGCCGCTGCTGCTGGTGTATCTGGTGTTCGTCGTCTTCAGCGGCGTCTACTACTTTGCGTTCTTCGGCCTGCCGCAGCTGCTGCAGGAGGCGGGACATTACGACGCCGGGCTGGTGGGCCTGCTGATGTTTCCTCTGGCGGCGATGTCCGTGCTGGTCACCCCGGTGACGGTCCGGCTGATCGAGCGGTTCGGTGTGCGTGCGGTGCTGATCGGCGGTGTGCTGATCCTGCTGGTTGCCTCCGGCGGGCTGGGGGCGTTGACGTTGTCCCTGTGGCCGCCCTTGGTGTTTGGGCTGACCGCGTTGATGGGTGTGCCGTACGGGGTGGTGAGCACGGCGTCGAACCAGGGCCTGTACGTGTCCGCCCGGCCGGAGGAGAGGGGAGTGGCAGCAGGTATTTTCCAGACCTGCCGCTACCTTGGCGCCATCACGGCGACGGTGTTGATCGGTGTGCTGTACGGGCCCGGGGTGAACCAGGCGAACTGGGGGCTGATGGTTATGGTGATGCTGGGGCTGGGCGCCGTGGTGCTGGCGTTGGCGGCGGCGTGGAAGCGGCGGCCCGGGGTGTAG